A stretch of the Amycolatopsis sp. BJA-103 genome encodes the following:
- a CDS encoding tannase/feruloyl esterase family alpha/beta hydrolase, with protein sequence MRLILVLAMMLALISPAEAAASGCANVRVPGAAKQQLSCLDDLTTTGTLATGHTVQADWAGLTSTGFPVPHGVPGIQIDGYFPDTSTANTTHGWNHDAQFVLRLPDRWNGGLVVSGSPGVRRQYANDRAIGDQVLAAGYAFAATDKGNTGADFHTGGRRPGDALAEWNSRVTQLTLAAKAAVAHRYGRLPSRTLAAGMSNGGYLVRWQLENRPWLYDGGIDWEGTLWHEDGPNLFTFLPPAIKAYPAYVAGSAQAHRRILDAGFAPGSEFLWQYHNDVYWGLTQRIYQAEFDPSFTGTDYDYTARPPSVHRAVERISLTGRIGKPLITLHGTLDTLLPITRDSDVYQRMIAGQGRAGLQRYYRIVDGNHVDGLYDAYPDKLRPIGPCFRTAFTALEGWLDGVRPPSSATIPRASGDLASSCALN encoded by the coding sequence ATGCGGCTCATTCTGGTCCTCGCGATGATGCTGGCCCTGATCTCGCCCGCCGAAGCGGCGGCGAGCGGATGCGCGAACGTGCGCGTTCCGGGGGCCGCGAAACAACAACTGTCCTGTTTGGACGATCTGACGACCACCGGCACCCTGGCCACCGGGCACACCGTCCAGGCCGACTGGGCCGGGCTGACCTCGACCGGGTTCCCCGTCCCCCATGGCGTTCCCGGGATCCAGATCGACGGCTACTTCCCGGACACCTCGACGGCCAACACCACGCACGGCTGGAACCACGACGCACAGTTCGTGCTGCGGCTGCCCGATCGCTGGAACGGCGGCCTCGTGGTCTCGGGTTCGCCCGGCGTGCGACGGCAGTACGCGAACGACCGCGCGATCGGCGACCAGGTCCTCGCCGCCGGGTACGCGTTCGCCGCGACCGACAAGGGCAACACCGGCGCCGACTTCCACACCGGCGGACGGCGGCCCGGCGACGCGCTCGCCGAATGGAACTCGCGCGTCACGCAGCTGACCCTCGCCGCGAAGGCCGCCGTCGCCCACCGTTACGGGCGCCTGCCGAGCCGCACACTCGCGGCCGGGATGTCGAACGGCGGCTATCTCGTCCGCTGGCAGCTCGAGAACCGGCCGTGGCTCTACGACGGCGGCATCGACTGGGAGGGCACGCTTTGGCACGAGGACGGCCCGAACCTGTTCACCTTCCTCCCGCCCGCGATCAAGGCCTATCCCGCGTACGTCGCCGGTTCCGCCCAGGCACACCGGCGGATTCTCGACGCCGGTTTCGCGCCGGGCTCGGAATTCCTTTGGCAGTACCACAACGACGTCTACTGGGGGCTGACCCAGCGCATCTACCAGGCCGAATTCGACCCGTCGTTCACCGGGACCGACTACGACTACACCGCTCGCCCGCCGTCGGTGCATCGCGCGGTCGAACGGATCTCGCTGACCGGGCGGATCGGCAAACCGCTGATCACCCTCCACGGCACCCTCGACACGCTCCTGCCGATCACCCGCGATTCCGACGTCTACCAGCGGATGATCGCCGGTCAGGGCCGCGCCGGGCTCCAGCGCTACTACCGGATCGTGGACGGCAACCATGTCGACGGCCTGTACGACGCCTACCCGGACAAACTGCGCCCGATCGGCCCGTGCTTCCGGACGGCGTTCACCGCGCTCGAAGGCTGGCTCGACGGCGTCCGCCCGCCGTCCTCGGCGACGATCCCGCGCGCGAGCGGCGACCTCGCGAGCTCTTGCGCACTAAACTGA